GTTGTGGGAAGGAGCTCCCCGAGCCAGCGAGCGTCTAATTAATCCTAACTCCTCCAGTCTTAACGAGGTCTTAATTACTCTGGCTGACTCTCTCAAGACGAGACGGCAGGGACCTCGGCGTCTCGCGCTAACATGTATGATTGTCTGGTCAGAAGGCAAGAGCTTTCACTGCGCAATTAAGAtcccgtgtgtgtttgtgtgtgtttgtgtgcgtttgtgtgtgtgcgtgctcgcTCGTCTGTGCATAAAACAGTCGTCGGCTTCAACCCACTTCCCACACGGAGCGAGGCGGCCATTGTGCGTAAGAGGCTCATCTTTAAGAACCAGTTTTCCCATAGACAAAGTCCATTCAAGTCCAATTAGGGGAAGCCATTCAAGGGCCCCAATTCCCTTACAGTGAATCTGCCTGATCCTCCTAACACATGCTACTTATTGTTCCcggggaaggagggaggaggagtaAGGGtgggagaaaggaaaaagagaaagggacACTGACCCGGATTCTGGAAATATGGTAATAATGAGGGTAATGAATGCAGTGGGTTCAACGAGatgggacacacacatgcacagacagacagcaacagggcgctaacacacacacacacacacacacacacacacacacacaaacgaaaGCCTTGAAAAGAACAGCCTCACTCATCACAAACAGGATTATCCACGATTCATTTTCAATAATATCTGCAAGAGTTTTCCTCCCCCGTTGATAAATATGGCGGATTAAGCGGGATTACGACTCAATTAAAAACTCAAATCTGACTGTAAAGCGTTATTTGCATAGAATTTGAATAATAAGAAACAAGTTTTCCTTGAAGGGCGAGACCGGAGATACGCTCGTCTTACTGTCGGCAACGACGAGTCGCGGGTCGTGTCCGTTTGTCGGCGGTCGGTTGGTTTGCAACCCGGGTTACATGAAAACTACAGAGCggattttcatgaaacttggGTGGAAGATGGTCCTCaacccagaatagaccccttTAACTTTTGGTGAATTTCCGATAATGTTTACTCACTTTCTTTTACACTCCAATAAAGGCCGTTTCTGACACATTTGTCAGTTTCTCAGGGATTAATCTATAGATCTTGATGAAGAtaatcaggtgtatttaggtggctggtatctgagtgaaaacagtttgatgCTGACATCTTTTATAGAGTATATGCATTTAGTAATTACGTCTCTATTTAGTAGATTTAGTTGTAAGTGGCGGGGTCTGCCAATCCCACGCAGGGCCCAAATTGACAATTTTAAGtccgttttttttctgttttaagttTCTGATAAATCAAAATCTCTGGCATTTATAATTTAAATACAGATTTCTTCTCCAGATttgaagacagaagaagaaaaatgtgtaaaactgattCTGgttattcaaaaataaaagctaaagCTAAAATTATTAGCTCTACATTCCtatagaaacatgttttcattccgATAAATCCCACCgcttgcttgtttgtttgtggttctGACTTCAGTTACAGATCGGGCTTGTAATGCCGTCCATCTGCTGAGGTGGTTCGATGCCAACGCACCGCCAACATCTCCTAATCTAAATCCATGTTTGTCGAGATGAAGAGATTAATTGAATATCAGTTTGGAGATAAACAGATTGGGAGACTAGATTAGTTCTAAAAGCCAATatcaattttcaaaaaaaaaaagataaactcATCCTGTGAAGCCGGTGCATTAACTCATCAGTGCTTAATTATTCATTGTCCAAATTAAAGCCTCGTAAAAATATTAAGCATCTTTACTCGGATAACTGAAAGTACGACTTGGACACGACGAGTAAGCTGATTATGGAAAAAATGATCAATGTCAGCACGTAGCAGTTTTCAATCGTTTTCCCCAAAGTGACGTTGATGCACAGTTGTGTTAAATCTGAAGATAGCATTAGCGTTAGCTCGTCACTGTGAACGTTTATATTCATACATTTGGAAATGTGTGATGTATGTTTATAGTTTCTGAAGTTTGAAAAGACTGACAGGTGCAGCAaacgattattttcatcataCATAAATtttttagtctataaaatgtcccATCATCCTCAGCGTGGGTCGAAGTAGACTCTCATTTGTAtcaaatgagaagaagaagcagccacaaaaacagacaaactggaCTCTTGTTGTTGGAGTAAAGTCTGATCGAACTGTCAGAACTAAGTTGTGCAAGTTTCCTCGAAGccactttgtcagatttcacaGTGCAGGCGCAGGAGCTGAATAGCTGCCTCCTAAATTTGGCATTTGTGTGACAGAAATGACGTTTTGAGTTTAATCGATATAAAGCCGGGAAGTGAGCCGTGACCACAAATGATCTGTTGATCAGCTCGCCCAGGATCACGTGTTGACACCAGGTGTAAACAGGCTCCATGACGCCCTGATGGACTCCCGGTTAATGACGGATCACACATACTGGGAGCAGGTAGGGCTTAGCAACCTTGTGTTTGCCTGGCAACCCGGTGTCCACAGCGACCcttgttgccatggcagccGATGAGGATGTGGCACTGCCACGAGGAAGTGGTCACCGCAGATATGAgccagctggtgtgtgtgtgtgtgtgtgtgtgtgtgtgtgtgtgtggctgctcaTTTGAATACAGCGTCCTGAATCCGTGGAAGAGCCGtatgctgccttttttttttctttttttttttgcaaaacacgTAGCGGCCTGTAAACACGGGACAATCAGCagctttgttttaaagctgttgttctgttgtcatccctttcatttgttgtttgtctcccccacctcctccctcctcccccctcctcctcctccccccttcacTCCCCCCTGTTGCCGTCTCAACACACAAACTTTCCATCATCTCCCTTTTTCCTTCCGGCTCATTTCCCTCATCTTggctctcacttttttttttactccctttcttttgctttctccactctttctctccacctGTGCATCCGTAACATCACCAACTGCACTTGTGATCGCTTCTGTTTCGAAGGAAAAGTTCAACTTCTCATTTCATGTAAGcgagagtgagagtgaaagtgtgtgtgtgtgtgtgtgtgtgttttgggtgagAGGGACATATAAAGGTTGaggtcattgtgtgtgtgagagggaaagTGGGCGTCgacaccccctcctcctcaaaCCCCCAGCCGATTAAGGCCAGGAACTCTAATTATGCTACAAAGACGTGACAGACTGGAGCGCCCATCTGCGCCATaggctctctcacacacacaacacacacacacacaccaacagagtAACGGAATAACgcacaaaaagagcaaaactgaATAATATCAGATGAGAAAGTGCACAAAAGTCACAAACAGAGAAGTCGGTGAGGAGATGAACGATCACAAAAACACTCGTACCTGTTTACAACCGTTCATCCGGAAAACACACTGACGTGATTCCTGAGATCTGATTCTGAACATTTAACTTTTGAGTTCGCGCTCGGCCTGCGACGCTTCTCGAGTCACAAATCAGGACACGAGTCGCTTCTTCCCGCCTCCAAAAATGTGCTAAATTGGCCTTTTTCTTTATGTAGTTTTGAATGTAAAGGAGCAACTTGTGCAAAATCTGAAACTTCTGCCTCAATATGATGAAAtgatacaaaaacaatgactttttacgcattttaaatacaaatcaGAGAAGATTTTACACACACTTTATCtccaacagaaataaaaacaccattcaGGGACGAAAACAGAAGATCAGTGAAGTCTTACCTTGACGTCAGCGAAGAACATTTTGAGCATGTTGGAGGACGGGTAGCGGGTGTAGAAGAACATCAGCTTGGCCTTCTTCAGGTGGTTCGGAGACAAGCCCTCCTGAATCTGAGCGGCAGCAAGTTAAGGAGGCAGCAAGTTTGTTGTTTCAGCAGCAATCACAATTATTACACGGTACGTAGAAGAGTACAGAAGTGTCGCTCGTGAGTTCGGCATCTGTTGGTAACTGGAACCGTGTGACCGCAGACCTTGGTACCATTGCTTTGGTACCACAAATGCTAGCAGCACCATCAAGGTGTGTGTCCTATCCTGTTGCTCGTAGCCTCGAAAACTGGATCGGAGATAGACCAGCGACTAGCACGTAGCTTGGTAGCCTCACTGAGAATGACCCCAAAACACTCAattcagcttcagtttcagggcGATGGGGGGCAAGTTATCACCTTTTCTATGACTGCTGAGCCGTTGCATCGTCAgtcttttgcctctttttcGGCACAGTTGTCATAACCTTTCCTAATCTTTCAAACAATTTGGGTTCGGGCCCTACTTGCTACCTGTGGTAGGGTGAACCCTGCCTCTAATCGGGGGCCCTTGGGAGCCATCTTGGAAACTAAAAAACCCTTCAAACCCTACCTGACCGAGCTAACGTTGAACTCAACAACAGAAAATTCAGCGCTACAATAAACCAATTCTCTCTCTGcgaaaaaagcaaaacacaagcgCCTGCTGGCTTTGGATCAAACCCCACATTCACTCCTGCAAGCCCGGGTGTCGATCCCACCGACTCAACgaggaaaaataataattgtggaggttgcagagtgtgtgtgagagagtgtgtgtgtgtgtgtgtgtgacaacagCTGTGCCCCACCACGCTGCCATTTCCCCACCACATTAACAGGCCTATAATCTATCAGAGAAGATGAGGCAATCAATGGAACCCCCTGCAAGGTCAattagcacacaaacacacacacacacacacacacacacacacacacacacacacacacacacacagaaaccccAGGGGCCCAACatggctggagagagaggaaggcaaaaaaaaataaaaatggaggaCGTCCTGACAGAGAGAAATCAAACGTATCACCAAGAAGTAATCCGACGATAACAAAGAGGCTGCCGAGAGGTGAGGTCACGTCAACAACACCATCACCTGGTTAACATTCATacacacctgtcacacacacacacacacacacacactgaacctcATGCATGCATGACTCAGAGTAAACAGCAAGATCGTCACAATaagcaactgtgtgtgtgtgtgtgtgtaacagtagCTAAAGTGAGTCGGTGAATAAACAACGCGACTCCGTCTTCTTCCCCCTCCGTCGATGTGCCGGTCGTCCTCGTCCACATCTGcgagtgtttctgtgtttttgcgCTTGGATCACTGTATCAGCTGTAACTCGACCTTGctgccaggtgtgtgtgtgtgtgtgtgtgtgtgtgtgtgattgttggGGTGGgttgggaggaggggggataaATTCATAAATGAATGGGGGACATCTGCTCAGTTCTGTGCAGAGGATTAAAGATAcacagacctgagagagagtttgtgtgtgtgtgtgtgtgtgtgtgtgtgtgtgtgtgcgtgtgtgcgtgtacaaACTACGATCAATGTGAAGCACCTGAAGCTAACTGCCAGGTTTTTCTTGATGCCTtgaaatcaaaaaacaaacgaTGAGTTAGACCGAAGCAGAACTtcaaaaatttttttttttttggagcaggATATGAAACtagatatgtaaaaaaaaatataagaaattaGCAAAGAGCAACAACTGAACAGTTGAAGAAGACGAGGACGCAAAGAAACGactgattatgaaacattaaatggATCCATACAACTCAGCCGCTGTAATCTAAAGTCTAcggaagccccaagatccaaAACTGATTCAAAAAGCTCCAGACGATCTGTatggatttattatttttgtttgaacttgtTTAAGTCGTCCAGACGGCTTTAGAgcgtaaatgtaaatgtgtgttagCATATTTACACAATGAGCGTACGGCGCAGTCGCTCTGCAGTAAAGCTGTTTAACTGTACTGATGATAAACAAAACGCGGTTCCAGATCCATCAGAATCGTGACCCTCCAagctttttctgccttttcttctttttatcgATGCCAGCATGTTTTTCTGACAGTCGCCGATTGCAAAACAACGTCAGACTCGACGAGAAGGACTGAAGCCTCCAGCTGTAATACGATCACTCACGTCGCCTTTTGTCTTCCACACGGTGTTCAGACATCGTTTGCTCGACGCCAGAGTCCCTGAACAAAGTCTGAGTGCTTCCTTTTCCtgataaaacattcaataaGGCGAATCGATAAAGAATCTAACAGATAACAGCGTCGGTATCAACTCTCCATCCCTAATTCTgacataaataattcaaataatgGAACCAGATGATTATTGTCACAGTAAATCCACCACTtgagtctttaaaatgtaagaaaacagaaaaataaacgCTGCTCACACTTTGAAAAGCtaattaaataatataaatcaaGTTAATTTGCCTTGGAACACGAGTATAAAAAGTCAAAGATGTTCTATTTTGTAAAGATAGAAAAGCAACAAACTGGAGGagcttctttttcatttttttttttagcctgatGAATAAATTGTCAATTAATTTTCTCTCCAAAGTCCAAAGTAGTAATTCATCGACGACATTTCAGGACTCGCGGTGTCGTTTTTATAATTCgctctggagaaagaaaaagaaaaggaaaaaaaaaaagatgcgcTTCTTAGTAAAAGTTAAGAAAAAGATCAACTCGTTTTTGAAAGATTGctgttattaaaatgaaatcaacCAAAACcaatttgataaaaaataaaataaataaataaataaaacgttgAAGGGTTGGTCGATAATCTTTTTGAAATACTAATGTCCAATTTCaaagacttgtgtttcttttatttttctctctcttccaaaTGAATGGAAAAAGCATTTTGGAATGAAACGGCTCAGCGGGATCAAGAGACGTGTcaaatatttcttttatttcttttaattaaagcaacatctAAATTGGCTTTGAAGACGACACTGTGAtcacatccctcctcctcctcctcctcctcccatcatcatcatcatcatcatcatcacagctgcAAGGAGTTCCTATTTGTCGGGTTCAAagtcttatttttcttttcactttgttcttccaggcgagtgtgtgtgtgtgtgactcagtcGCCGGGAGAAGCCCCCCTCTCTTCATCTGAAAGGTTagaaaaaagataaacagcTACCTGCGAACACCTGTCCTCGTGCACGCGCCcatgaaagagtgtgtgtgtgtgtgtgttaagtgtgtgtgtgtgaagaggcaaaacacacacagctgccgaGGCGACCGCGAGCGAAGGCCGACAAAATGaaagcgaggaggaggaggacggatcGAGAGGGACGGACGAGTGTAAAAAACCATAAAGACGAAGATAAACGTGTGAATTTTTAGATATCACGCTTCTTCTcatgcgaacacacacacacaacacacacattttgacagcTTCCATCAATAAAGCCAAAGCGTTCACCTGTTCCTCTTTGAAATATGATTAGCTTTGAGCTCCTATGTACAAGGTcttaccccccccccacacacacacacacacacactcatgcagacacactgaaaTATGATTTGCTTTGAGCGTTTATGTACAAAGTCTTTGTGATGAAAGAGAAGCTAACAGCACCAGAGTGTCtcagacggtgtgtgtgtgtgtgtgtgtcgacagcacctttttaaaaacaccacaacCTGCTGCACGGACTTAAAAGAGCTTGAGAGAGCAGCGTGCGACCTGTTTAATCTTCCCCCCTCTTGCAAGGACCCATCGCGCCCCCCGTTTCATCTTCCTCCCCCGCTCGGTCCGCGGAAACAAGAGGGTCAGGAACCAATTAATGCAGATTAATTGATATTAAAAGACTTTCTTTGACGGCTgcccgctgctgctgcctcttaaGTGGTCTCGGCGTGTTTGACGGCGTTGGAAATGTGACTCTTGAGGAGcaagatgtaaaaatgtaatctaattaattacataaagaaaagtaaagtaagTTGTCTTTATCTTTTAGCGTGATGAACGTAGGACCTGCTTAATACAcgacaaaatcagattaattaGACCAAAACAGTCCCAACACGAGGGAGcaaatataaaaagataaacTTACACCACACGTTTTTAAATTTTaggtgtatttgattacacttaatacacattacatttatgtagttttatgtttaatattgagtctgcttttgttattttgaatatttgagGCTTTACATCTCCGTCAATAACACCCTTAAATGATACATAAATGATGAGTGGATGttttgtgcatgaaaacaaCTTTGTGTATGCCGAGTCTTGTCCGTGTTAATGCGCTGGATACTGAATGTAGTTTGGAGGGACACCTGAACCTTAACTCTGACCCTCTTCATTCTAATTTCACTTCAACCAGGCCTGACGTGACACTAAAAGCTTGATACGGTGAGGATTactttcacacactcacagacagactGGTACGAAACCTTGGTGTGAAGGATACGGTGCTGCCCGAGTACGGCGATATGTCGGACATGTCTTGCAGGTCCCCACACTCGGACTTGATGAGGGACAGGGACAGACCCTCTGGCCCGTGTTGACTCGGCGAGCTCTgcctgtggtggtggtggtggtggtggtggtgactgAGATGGCCTCCTCCGAGGGATGCCATTTTGGTTCTGAGACTGACAGTTTCCCGGGCCATGTCCATGGAATCTGGGGAGGAACGATGGTGGTCCTTGGGCCCTGGGGGGTAGCCGTCACCCCCGCCGTGTGACCCCAGGGGGTTCTGAAAGGGGTAACCCATGAGGGGCAGAGGGAACGGGTGGCGAAACGATGGAGGGCTAAACCCGAGTGAGGCCGTGAGGGGAgaagggtggagggagggatggtgaggaggaggaggaagggaggatgAGAGGTTGgcactctctcctccacctcctccaccgtTCTTGCGCACCACCAGCGGCAGCGCCTCTGTTTGGTCGTTGGGCGTTGGCACGCCGCTCAGTCTGCCGCTCAAGCCGCCGAATGAATCCAGCGGGCTCGGGACGATTACATCGCCGAAGCAGTGCAGCCTCTGGTTGGAGGAGTGGTAGTTCGGAGTGGGGCTGCCGTCGCCGTTCAAACTAAGGGCGAGGGCGCCACCGCCAAAGCGTGAGTCcggggtgagggaggggaggggaccGAAAGGTGGAGGacaagaggaggatgagttggaggaagaggagggtgcaGCTGGTGTGCTGCTGTGGCAGCCATGATGGTGACTGACGGCCTGCTTGGGCGAGGAGAAGCCCTTGACGACGGTGTCGACAACCTGCGACACGGCACAGTTCAGCTCCTGCTTCAGCGTCTCTGCCagctgccttcctcctcctgctgctcctcctctcctcttcatcgcCCGTTCTCcgttcctttcctcctcctcccggcCGTCCACGTCCTCCTCAATGTCTCCGTCTATCAGGGCCTGCTCTCGGAGGAGGGCTCGGGCCCGGTCCAGGAACAGACCCGGGTCCAGCTCGGACAGGTCGTCGTGGCTGTTCCGGCCTCGGTCTCTGTGCCTCTCCTCCAGGCCGTCGGAGCGGATACTGTCCTCGGACAAGTTGCCGTCCTCCTCTCGTTCTCTCCGTCGATCGGCCTCTCCGCCCTCgccgttctcctcctcctcctccgtctccgaGTCGTAGATCTGGTAGAACTTCTCCTGGAGCTGACGCAGCTGTTTctgaacaacagaagagagagaatgtTAAAGAAGGCGTCTTCTGAACCCTGAATGTCACCCGTTACCATAAATAAACCGAAGGAGAAATTAAAACAGCGCAGCCTCAGATTAAGAGCAACCCGCCTGGTTCTGCTTTCCCTGCATGTGTATTTACGCCACTGAAACTCCAGCTCAGTGATTTTCTGTCAcagccttttcttctctctaGGCACAGATTGAAGAATTATCGTATCATGTACATATTCCTTGAATCTGTGCCACTTTGAAAGGTTGGCCTTCGTCAAGACCTTGAAATTCAAGATTGCTTCTACCAACCTGcatgtcctccagctgcagcttgaGCTGCcgcctctcttcctgtctctgctcCTGCCTCGAACACACCAGCTGGGTgaagctgtgctgctgctgtggcaggCGCTGCTTTCTCTTATTCTCCCTGTAAACCTCACCAGCGCTGACCGCGCCGCCCCGCGAACCCGGCGAGCTCAGGAGGGAAGACGGGCCGTCGCTCCGCCTGTGGTCGTGGCCGCTGATGTTGTGGCTGTTGCCGTCTCCTCGGTGGtcattgctgctgttgctgctgttctcGTTCTCACGGTTGCTCTCTTGGTTGTGGTCGCCGGGGTTGGGTCGGACCAGCGGCGAGTGACTCATGCCGCGGATGATGTTCTCCACGCGGGCGCGCTTGGCGCGAAGGTGCTCGTCGGACAGCCTGTCCAGGTcgaaggaggagagggagaggggctGAGGGGGTGCATGGGAGTTATGGCTCGAAGGAGGCGGCGGCCGCCCGAAGGAGCCGGAGGAAGgcggagggggaagaggaggccCGGGAGAGAGGCAGTCGGAGGGGCTGTCCCGATCACGAGACGAGTTGCTGCAGGCGTCCTCGGCCTGGATCTCTGAGCCACCACTGGACAGAGCTCCACTCCCCTGTGACACAGGAGagaaataaaattaacaaaTGAAATTCATGATTTAATCGATCAGAGGATTCAAGATCCTGTAGCGGCTGGTCTGTTTGGTTGACTGGAAGGGTAGCAACAGCTAAACGGTGACTGAAACCAATGATCTGACGAAAAGAACTGAAACCAGTTGATCTGTTACATGacctggatgtgtgtgtttacctggaaGCCTGAGTCACTTCCTCCGTTCTTCCCCATGTTGTTCTTCAGTAGCTGAGAGATGATGGTCGCGCCGGGGAACGGCATGATGGAGTCTTCGTACGAGTTGGCCCtcttcagcagcttcctcaAAACGTTCGACTTCTCTCCGTCCCCGTTGGCGCCCCCGTGGCCATGGCCGACCAACGAGCAGTCTCCGTCCTGTTCGATGCCGTGCGATTGGTTCATGCTGTCGAGCAGGGTCTCTCTGGCGCGGGTGAATAACGCGCTACCCACAGTCCTTTTCACCCCGATGTCGACACGTCGGCGCTTCGTCTGTCTGGTTAGGAGGGCGGTGCTGTCATGATCAGGCATCACGCAGAGGAGCTAAACGGACATGACCAGGGGTCCTCGCAGACACGCAGGGTGAGACGAGTTACCTGGACGAACACACGGAAACACGCATTTCTGTGATTTCAATCGGCACCGTTTGGCATTTTTCATCGTCTTCGAAGAGAGGATGATATTTTAAATTCAGAGAGATaccaggaaaataaaacatttagctAAAAGCAGCACTTCTGAGGCTTTAAACAACAAGGTAACAATTATTTTACTTGATTCAGAATTAACTGTCAGCAGTTAAACAGACGAGATATCACAGATATAAAAATCAACACgtttcaaacaaacaggagcGAACGTGGCAGCCGCAGTCATCGATCGAGCCGCGAGCcaaactctctcacacacacacacacaaaaaaaaaacacgtattGCGTTTCTTGACCGCGAGCCAGGGGAACcactgtgagagaaaaacacagtctCTTTAAAATAGTTGAAGGATGTATTCCCACAGCCAAGCTACACCTGCCTCTAATAACCAAAAATCATTTCCCATTTCCTGCTTCTCTCCTGAGGTCTAaccttgatttttttgtgtgcatcTTGTGAGGAGCTGTGAAGCATCGACAGGCTCTCGTATTGtcaggagaataaaaaaaaaagtgtgttttccttcacactCGAAAGAAACGAACACTTATCTTACATTTTTCCAAGCAGTGCATTTTGCTGTTATTGAAGAATTTAGGTTGGTAAAGTCTTCTAAATGCTTCCACTTGAAGTTCTTCACGTACGGCACACTCGACGctaggttttcttttttctctcacgAGTGGATGCATCTTATCTTTTCATACGGTGAGTGCAGAGAGGGACACCTGTGGTGGTGTTGAGAGCACCTCGCGAAGGTTAAGTTTCTCTCTCGACGCACTGGAAAAACACCTTAAACCATCCTAGGGGAGGGAAAAACGCTCAAGTGTTGCCTTGAAGTGGATTACGTTGTCAGAAATAAGAGAGAGATTCTAACGAGGAACAAAAAATCCGAAGCTTTTCTTATAGTATTTATGGGTCAAATTAAACGGAGGACGACAAAGAAATCTATAAAAAGCGTCTCCAGGAATAAGTCTGGGCTATTTCAGAGCAGGTGAACGTGTGCGTGATGTGCCACGTTACATGTTTGCATCTGTTTTGCAAGAGATTTCAGGGTCGAGTCCAGGCAAATATTTCACAAATGAGACCTGCTGTCCAGCGACAGTTCTGTCGACGCTCCACCTTTTAATCTAAAGAAGGAAAAGACGAGCAATTTGAAGAGTTGAGGACTCGATCGGGGACACGATTGGCGACCGCCGACCGAGCTGTTCTGTCCCTGCAGATGAAATACATTCCAGGCAGggtcagtgtgtgaatgtgactcCGAGCTGCAGACGAGAGGCGTTCAGG
This genomic interval from Acanthopagrus latus isolate v.2019 chromosome 24, fAcaLat1.1, whole genome shotgun sequence contains the following:
- the LOC119015576 gene encoding prospero homeobox protein 1-like produces the protein MPDHDSTALLTRQTKRRRVDIGVKRTVGSALFTRARETLLDSMNQSHGIEQDGDCSLVGHGHGGANGDGEKSNVLRKLLKRANSYEDSIMPFPGATIISQLLKNNMGKNGGSDSGFQGSGALSSGGSEIQAEDACSNSSRDRDSPSDCLSPGPPLPPPPSSGSFGRPPPPSSHNSHAPPQPLSLSSFDLDRLSDEHLRAKRARVENIIRGMSHSPLVRPNPGDHNQESNRENENSSNSSNDHRGDGNSHNISGHDHRRSDGPSSLLSSPGSRGGAVSAGEVYRENKRKQRLPQQQHSFTQLVCSRQEQRQEERRQLKLQLEDMQKQLRQLQEKFYQIYDSETEEEEENGEGGEADRRREREEDGNLSEDSIRSDGLEERHRDRGRNSHDDLSELDPGLFLDRARALLREQALIDGDIEEDVDGREEEERNGERAMKRRGGAAGGGRQLAETLKQELNCAVSQVVDTVVKGFSSPKQAVSHHHGCHSSTPAAPSSSSNSSSSCPPPFGPLPSLTPDSRFGGGALALSLNGDGSPTPNYHSSNQRLHCFGDVIVPSPLDSFGGLSGRLSGVPTPNDQTEALPLVVRKNGGGGGGESANLSSSLPPPPHHPSLHPSPLTASLGFSPPSFRHPFPLPLMGYPFQNPLGSHGGGDGYPPGPKDHHRSSPDSMDMARETVSLRTKMASLGGGHLSHHHHHHHHHRQSSPSQHGPEGLSLSLIKSECGDLQDMSDISPYSGSTIQEGLSPNHLKKAKLMFFYTRYPSSNMLKMFFADVKFNRCITSQLIKWFSNFREFYYIQMEKFARQAINEGVTGVEELAVGRESELFRALNMHYNKANDFEVPDRFLEVAQVTLREFFNAIVAGKDADPSWKKAIYKVICKLDSEVPEVFKSPNCLQELLHD